One Sulfolobus sp. S-194 DNA segment encodes these proteins:
- a CDS encoding MFS transporter — protein sequence MFMKSLIDLSRPKRIIRIIPIVFFLYLINFLDRVNISYAIDARMFQYLGVSSSQVGIVASLASALFFVGYFIPQIFSNLGINRYGVRKIFAIAFTAWGIITILTGFVTAVVQVYVLRFLLGIAEGPFYAGVIFYLSIWFLKPERATANSLFNAAIPISGIIGGLIAGSIFAVYGDYPGWRYLFWYEGILALIGALIAYFLLTDFPKDAKWLSEEEREALERAKAEEEVEKVKVSWVSALAHRDVILLAIVYFLGVTSLYGYSIWLPSIISAIAKVNASIASFLSVIPYVIASISLIIIAWYADKHQNHKIITSIVFVIAGLGLALSAATESIFIISFILFAIAAIGIYSFIATFWAVPQKFLHGDAAAAAIGLINAVGNLGGIAGPIIVGFLKSYTGSFVDGVYAMALFSFLAGIVMILVKKE from the coding sequence ATTTTTATGAAATCCCTCATAGACCTTTCCAGACCCAAAAGAATCATAAGGATAATCCCAATAGTATTCTTTCTATATTTGATAAATTTTCTAGATAGAGTTAATATCTCATATGCTATTGATGCAAGAATGTTTCAATATTTAGGTGTATCTTCATCTCAAGTTGGAATAGTAGCATCACTTGCATCAGCACTCTTCTTCGTTGGGTATTTTATTCCCCAAATATTTTCTAACTTAGGAATTAATAGATACGGTGTTAGGAAGATATTTGCAATAGCATTTACTGCATGGGGTATAATAACAATATTGACAGGTTTTGTAACAGCTGTGGTACAAGTTTATGTGTTGAGATTCCTTTTAGGTATTGCTGAGGGACCCTTTTATGCTGGAGTAATATTTTATTTAAGTATTTGGTTTCTTAAGCCAGAAAGGGCAACGGCTAATAGTTTGTTTAATGCCGCAATACCTATTTCTGGTATAATCGGTGGCCTAATAGCCGGGTCGATTTTTGCGGTTTATGGAGATTATCCTGGATGGAGATATTTATTCTGGTATGAGGGTATTTTAGCCTTAATAGGAGCATTAATAGCCTATTTTCTTCTAACTGATTTTCCTAAGGACGCTAAATGGCTAAGTGAAGAGGAAAGGGAAGCCTTAGAGAGAGCTAAGGCGGAGGAAGAGGTCGAAAAGGTTAAGGTTAGTTGGGTCTCTGCGTTAGCTCATAGAGATGTAATACTATTGGCAATAGTTTACTTTTTAGGAGTTACAAGCCTTTACGGATACTCTATCTGGTTACCCAGCATCATAAGTGCTATAGCTAAAGTTAATGCTAGTATAGCGAGCTTTTTATCAGTTATTCCTTATGTTATTGCCTCAATTTCACTAATTATAATAGCCTGGTATGCTGATAAACATCAGAATCACAAGATTATTACCTCAATTGTTTTCGTGATAGCTGGATTAGGATTAGCGTTAAGCGCGGCAACAGAGAGTATTTTTATTATCTCATTTATACTTTTCGCAATAGCTGCAATTGGAATATACAGTTTTATAGCTACATTTTGGGCAGTTCCTCAGAAGTTTTTACATGGTGATGCAGCTGCAGCAGCAATAGGCCTTATAAATGCAGTAGGTAACTTAGGAGGAATTGCTGGACCGATAATTGTTGGCTTTTTGAAATCTTATACTGGGTCTTTCGTAGACGGTGTTTACGCTATGGCTTTATTTTCATTCTTAGCGGGCATAGTAATGATTTTGGTTAAAAAAGAATAA
- a CDS encoding PaaI family thioesterase: protein MDLQNVLENSDRVFKFLEVKILEIKPGYSKIQIPYKEEFCRRGNVLNGGIIMTAIDFAGGLATLSVNDGIDQVTQELKINFLEPMYKGPFIVEGKVVRKGRTAVVVQIEFRDSEGKLGAIALGTWYIIRDRIVKKE, encoded by the coding sequence ATGGATTTACAAAATGTATTGGAAAATAGTGATAGGGTATTCAAGTTTTTAGAAGTTAAGATCTTAGAGATAAAGCCAGGTTATTCTAAGATCCAAATTCCTTATAAGGAGGAGTTCTGTAGAAGAGGTAATGTGCTAAACGGTGGGATAATAATGACTGCTATCGATTTTGCAGGAGGTCTAGCTACTTTATCTGTGAATGATGGGATAGACCAAGTTACTCAAGAGTTAAAGATAAACTTTCTTGAGCCTATGTATAAGGGACCGTTTATTGTCGAAGGTAAGGTGGTAAGAAAAGGAAGGACTGCTGTTGTGGTGCAAATAGAGTTTAGGGATAGTGAAGGAAAATTGGGTGCTATAGCTTTAGGCACTTGGTATATAATAAGGGATAGGATAGTTAAAAAGGAATGA
- a CDS encoding class I SAM-dependent methyltransferase produces the protein MTVDFGIYHHSTKEESESLRKVIRQLFINAFMKIGIHKYREIRVLDVGCGLGFLSYVVADYFPRARVLGIDTFEDSSLPGSSIEKAKENMCKLKIDNRVTFKSLSVLDITPDLGYFDLVVSNLVLHNLGEKRFEAYEKISKVMDNNSFFINGDLFMGEFEKMFQIDMSRINKTFQLQYYDKIKLSSSIAYYLTVLKLKV, from the coding sequence ATGACTGTAGATTTTGGTATTTATCACCATTCTACCAAAGAGGAATCGGAATCACTAAGGAAAGTGATAAGGCAGCTTTTTATTAACGCTTTTATGAAAATTGGAATACATAAGTATAGAGAGATTAGGGTCTTAGATGTAGGATGTGGATTAGGGTTTCTTAGTTATGTTGTTGCTGACTATTTTCCTAGGGCTAGGGTCTTAGGGATAGATACGTTTGAAGATTCGAGTCTTCCAGGTTCTAGTATAGAAAAAGCTAAGGAAAATATGTGTAAACTTAAGATTGACAATAGGGTAACATTTAAGTCCTTAAGTGTATTAGACATTACACCAGATTTAGGGTATTTTGACTTAGTAGTATCTAACTTGGTTTTGCATAACTTGGGAGAGAAGAGGTTTGAAGCTTATGAGAAGATTTCAAAAGTCATGGATAATAATTCCTTTTTCATTAACGGAGACTTATTCATGGGAGAATTTGAAAAAATGTTTCAAATAGATATGAGTAGAATAAATAAAACATTTCAACTGCAATATTACGATAAAATAAAACTATCGTCATCTATTGCTTATTACTTGACTGTGCTTAAATTAAAAGTGTAA
- a CDS encoding 4-hydroxyphenylacetate 3-hydroxylase N-terminal domain-containing protein, with product MRTKEDFLKSLNDGRKVIYRGKYVSDITEHPVLKISAHHASKLFEYPNRFYDDPQYGKISKYFKIPRTSQDLLDRHKLVYDTTIFCNGIFNISQAIGSDALFSLMITTKKLDKKYGKDYYSKLMKYYEYVIKNDLTLATAQTDVKGDRSKRPSKQSDPDLYVRVVDVRNDGIIVRGAKAHTTQAAVADEIIVIPTRAMGEEDKDYSIAFAVPANTPGLKMIVRPIDEIEGNSSSVLSVKDYELETLTIFDNVFVPWDRVFLFREYEFAGTLARLFATYHRFTAISYRAAMANLYLGSAILSAEANGIANEKHVRDDIIDMILYKEILRMSAIASSVYPEIDEDIAIPNYIFTNIGKLYTNTHFHEVVKDLIDIAGGIISTLPSEEDLRSSEGEVISKYLRGAIDGKERIEILKFAKEIAGSSSLVGYWLTTMIHAEGSIEASKIELFRNYDFNESKELVKKIISS from the coding sequence ATGAGAACTAAGGAAGATTTCTTAAAGTCACTAAATGATGGAAGGAAAGTAATCTATCGAGGTAAATACGTTTCAGATATTACTGAACACCCAGTGTTAAAAATATCCGCACACCATGCATCAAAATTATTTGAATATCCCAACAGATTTTATGACGATCCTCAATACGGTAAAATAAGTAAATATTTCAAAATTCCCAGAACATCTCAAGACTTACTGGATAGACATAAGCTGGTGTATGATACGACTATTTTCTGCAATGGTATATTTAATATTTCACAAGCTATTGGTAGTGATGCTCTCTTTTCCTTAATGATAACAACTAAAAAATTAGATAAAAAATACGGTAAAGACTATTACAGCAAACTTATGAAATACTACGAGTATGTTATAAAAAACGATTTAACATTAGCAACAGCACAGACTGACGTTAAGGGTGATAGGTCAAAAAGACCCTCAAAACAGTCAGACCCAGATCTATATGTTAGAGTAGTTGATGTGAGAAATGACGGTATTATAGTTAGGGGTGCAAAAGCTCATACAACTCAAGCAGCTGTAGCTGACGAGATTATAGTTATACCAACTAGGGCTATGGGAGAAGAGGATAAAGATTACTCTATAGCCTTTGCCGTTCCTGCAAATACACCCGGATTAAAAATGATTGTAAGACCAATAGATGAGATTGAAGGGAATTCCTCCTCAGTCTTAAGTGTAAAAGATTATGAGTTAGAAACGTTGACAATCTTTGACAATGTCTTTGTACCATGGGATAGAGTATTCCTATTTAGAGAATATGAATTTGCGGGGACTCTAGCTAGGTTATTTGCAACATATCATAGGTTTACTGCAATTTCCTATAGGGCTGCTATGGCAAATCTTTATTTAGGTTCAGCAATCCTCTCAGCAGAAGCAAACGGAATAGCTAATGAGAAGCATGTAAGAGATGATATAATAGATATGATACTTTACAAAGAAATACTAAGAATGTCAGCCATAGCCTCATCTGTTTACCCAGAGATTGACGAAGATATTGCAATCCCCAACTACATCTTCACTAATATAGGTAAATTATACACTAATACACACTTCCATGAAGTAGTTAAGGATTTAATTGATATAGCTGGTGGTATAATTTCAACCTTACCCTCAGAAGAAGATCTTAGGAGTAGTGAAGGAGAGGTTATAAGTAAGTATTTAAGAGGTGCGATTGACGGAAAAGAAAGGATCGAAATTCTGAAATTTGCTAAGGAGATAGCTGGAAGTAGCTCTTTAGTAGGGTATTGGCTTACAACTATGATACATGCTGAGGGTTCAATTGAGGCAAGTAAAATCGAACTATTTAGAAATTACGATTTTAATGAAAGTAAGGAACTTGTAAAGAAAATAATTTCAAGTTAA
- a CDS encoding selenium-binding family protein translates to MTAVPFKRDPTFYPSPKMAMKSPPEDLAYVACLYTGTGINRPDFIAVVDVNPKSETYSKIVHKIELPYINDELHHFGWNACSSALCPNGKPNVERRFLIVPTLRSSRIYIIDTKPNPREPSIVKVIEPEEIKKVSGYSRLHTVHCGPDGIYISAFGNENGEGPGGILMLDHYSFEPLGKWEIDRGDQYLAYDFWWNLPNEVLVSSEWAVPNTIEDGLKLEHLKDKYGNRIHFWDLRKRKRLHSLTLGEENRMALELRPLHDPTKLMGFINMVVSLKDLSSSIWLWYYEDGKWNAEKVIEIPAEPLEGDLPEILKPFKAVPPLVTDIDISLDDKFLYLSLWGIGEVRQYDISNPFKPVLTSKVKLGGIFHRANHPAGYKLTGAPQMIEISRDGKRVYVTNSLYSTWDNQFYPEGLKGWMVKLNANPDGGLDVDKEFFVDFGEARSHQVRLRGGDASSDSYCYP, encoded by the coding sequence ATGACTGCGGTTCCGTTCAAAAGAGATCCAACGTTTTATCCATCTCCAAAGATGGCCATGAAATCACCTCCAGAGGACTTAGCTTATGTTGCTTGCTTATACACTGGAACTGGAATAAATAGGCCAGATTTCATAGCAGTAGTTGATGTAAACCCAAAGTCTGAGACTTACTCAAAAATAGTCCACAAAATAGAATTACCATACATTAACGACGAATTACACCACTTTGGCTGGAACGCTTGCAGTTCAGCATTATGTCCAAATGGCAAACCTAACGTTGAAAGAAGATTTCTGATAGTCCCAACCTTAAGGTCATCAAGAATATACATTATAGATACCAAACCCAATCCCAGAGAACCTAGCATAGTTAAGGTAATAGAACCAGAGGAAATCAAAAAAGTCAGCGGATATTCTAGGCTCCACACAGTCCATTGTGGGCCAGATGGTATCTACATAAGTGCTTTTGGCAATGAAAACGGTGAGGGTCCAGGAGGAATTTTAATGTTAGACCATTACAGTTTTGAACCTTTAGGCAAGTGGGAGATAGACAGAGGAGATCAGTACTTAGCGTACGACTTTTGGTGGAACTTACCTAACGAAGTTTTAGTGAGTAGTGAATGGGCAGTGCCAAATACTATTGAAGACGGTCTAAAGCTAGAACATCTAAAGGATAAGTATGGGAATAGGATCCACTTCTGGGATTTGAGGAAGAGAAAGAGATTACACAGCTTAACATTAGGTGAAGAGAATAGGATGGCGTTAGAGCTTAGACCCCTACATGACCCAACTAAACTCATGGGATTCATAAATATGGTAGTAAGCCTAAAGGATCTGAGCAGTTCAATCTGGTTATGGTACTACGAAGATGGTAAATGGAATGCAGAGAAAGTAATTGAAATACCCGCAGAACCGTTAGAGGGTGATTTGCCAGAAATACTAAAGCCTTTCAAGGCGGTTCCTCCTCTAGTAACTGATATTGACATAAGCTTAGACGATAAGTTCCTCTATTTGAGCTTATGGGGAATAGGTGAGGTAAGACAGTACGATATTAGCAATCCTTTCAAGCCCGTATTAACCAGCAAAGTGAAACTAGGAGGAATCTTCCATAGAGCTAATCATCCTGCTGGGTATAAATTAACCGGAGCTCCTCAGATGATTGAAATCAGTAGGGACGGAAAAAGAGTTTACGTTACCAATTCCCTATATAGTACTTGGGATAATCAATTCTATCCAGAGGGCTTAAAGGGATGGATGGTTAAACTAAATGCTAATCCAGATGGAGGTCTAGATGTGGATAAGGAGTTCTTCGTGGATTTTGGAGAGGCTAGGTCGCATCAAGTTAGGTTAAGGGGAGGAGATGCTTCCTCTGACTCTTATTGCTATCCTTAG
- a CDS encoding long-chain fatty acid--CoA ligase, whose product MYDFPLTIQHIFWRVEKLYPESEIVSRSDKIEKMSYRDFSLRVRKLSSFLKSLKLEKGDKVASIEWNTRRHLELYFATTNMGYVLHTINVRFHPNEIEYVINHAGDKFAFVSPEFAIDKLKTSLSGIFYLDENFDKAINMQKPIEDFPPLDEKDEAVICYTSGTTGKPKGIMYTHRSIYIHSLTLLAKDAVGISRNDSILVVVPMFHINGWDLPFSALMTGAKLVLPGPRPRSKDLAELIEKEKVTIAVGAPTIWIDFLNFIEKENYDISSLKTVVTGGAEPPKIVAEKLNKMGIRLYHAWGMTETEAITTVNQDQEKISSQGIPLPGIEMKLINLDQEKELPWDGSSVGELWVSGAWVAKEYYKEAEKTKETFRTIGNRIWLRTGDIVTIDKYGNIKIVDRAKDLIKSGGEWISSIDLENAIMSYYKVFEAAVVGIKDEKWGERPVALVVPKKDYEGKITENEIKEYLISLNRFPKWWIPDKILFINELPKTSTGKLDKKVIRELVKNM is encoded by the coding sequence ATGTATGATTTCCCTTTAACAATCCAACACATTTTTTGGAGAGTTGAAAAACTATACCCAGAAAGTGAGATAGTTTCTAGGTCTGACAAAATTGAAAAAATGAGTTATAGGGATTTTTCCTTAAGAGTAAGAAAATTATCCTCTTTTTTAAAGAGCTTAAAACTAGAAAAAGGGGATAAAGTTGCCTCGATTGAATGGAATACCAGAAGACATTTGGAACTCTATTTCGCCACAACAAACATGGGTTATGTTCTACATACAATAAACGTAAGATTCCACCCTAACGAGATTGAATACGTAATCAACCACGCAGGGGATAAATTTGCTTTCGTCTCGCCAGAGTTCGCAATAGATAAATTAAAAACGTCTCTTAGTGGAATATTTTATCTAGATGAAAACTTCGATAAAGCAATAAACATGCAAAAACCAATTGAGGATTTTCCTCCTCTAGATGAAAAGGATGAAGCAGTTATATGTTACACTTCTGGAACAACCGGAAAACCTAAAGGGATAATGTATACTCACAGATCAATTTACATTCACTCATTAACCCTATTAGCTAAAGATGCAGTAGGAATATCAAGAAACGACTCTATCCTAGTAGTTGTACCCATGTTTCATATAAATGGTTGGGATTTACCATTCTCAGCATTAATGACAGGTGCAAAACTAGTATTACCTGGCCCTAGGCCCAGGTCTAAGGATTTGGCAGAATTAATAGAAAAGGAAAAAGTTACCATTGCAGTAGGAGCTCCAACAATATGGATAGATTTTCTAAATTTTATAGAGAAAGAGAATTATGATATTTCGTCACTAAAGACCGTAGTTACAGGTGGTGCAGAACCACCAAAAATTGTAGCAGAGAAACTTAACAAAATGGGTATTAGATTATACCACGCATGGGGAATGACAGAGACAGAAGCAATAACAACAGTCAATCAAGACCAAGAAAAAATAAGCAGTCAAGGAATTCCTTTACCTGGAATTGAGATGAAGCTAATTAATTTAGACCAAGAAAAAGAACTTCCATGGGATGGTAGCAGCGTTGGAGAACTATGGGTTAGCGGCGCATGGGTTGCAAAGGAGTATTATAAAGAAGCGGAGAAAACCAAAGAAACGTTCAGAACTATTGGCAACAGAATTTGGTTAAGGACGGGGGATATAGTTACAATTGATAAATATGGTAATATAAAAATAGTAGATAGGGCTAAAGATTTAATAAAGAGTGGCGGTGAATGGATTTCTAGCATAGACCTTGAGAATGCTATAATGAGTTATTATAAGGTCTTCGAAGCAGCAGTTGTAGGTATTAAGGATGAAAAATGGGGAGAAAGACCTGTAGCCCTTGTTGTACCTAAAAAAGATTATGAGGGTAAAATTACAGAAAACGAGATCAAAGAGTACCTTATCTCCTTAAATAGGTTTCCTAAGTGGTGGATACCAGATAAGATACTCTTCATTAACGAATTACCCAAAACTAGTACTGGGAAATTAGATAAGAAAGTGATTAGGGAATTAGTTAAAAACATGTAA
- a CDS encoding aromatic-ring-hydroxylating dioxygenase subunit beta: MNPIELFYKAYNFEIMEAEILDEENYDSWLKLLDEDFEYVVALGNFIQGKKLSFEKNSQLFKADKNKWRVFIDRLKSDYGWAYQYSQTRLRRIVSNIRIADFSEDKKIINVNNNIIVLRINGEEQVQQPIIISGKREDSLALHNDEIRLKKRIVYLDHSSYPSYNLYFPL, translated from the coding sequence ATGAATCCGATTGAACTCTTTTATAAGGCTTATAATTTCGAAATTATGGAGGCCGAGATCCTTGATGAAGAGAATTATGATAGTTGGCTTAAATTATTAGATGAAGACTTTGAGTATGTTGTAGCTTTAGGAAATTTTATTCAAGGTAAGAAATTGAGTTTTGAGAAAAATTCTCAACTCTTCAAGGCAGACAAGAATAAGTGGAGGGTATTCATAGATAGGCTAAAATCAGACTATGGATGGGCTTATCAATACTCGCAAACAAGGTTAAGAAGAATAGTAAGCAATATTAGAATAGCTGATTTTAGTGAAGATAAAAAGATAATAAATGTAAATAATAATATCATAGTACTAAGAATAAATGGGGAAGAGCAAGTCCAACAACCAATAATAATTTCAGGGAAAAGAGAAGATAGTCTAGCGTTACACAATGACGAAATAAGACTAAAGAAAAGAATAGTATATCTTGATCACTCAAGCTATCCATCGTATAACCTATACTTCCCACTATGA